In Campylobacter sp. RM16187, the DNA window ATCAAGAATATCTTCAACCCGCTGTGACGGTGGTAAGAAGTATCATTTAGAAGAGTGCAATACTAAACTAATAACAGAATTCTTTAGAAAGGATAAGAGATGAGAAAGTTTGAAGTGTTAAAGACTTATGCTGAGCTAGCTTGGGCGGGGTATAAAGAATTTAAAACTGAAGATGCCACTGGTACACAGATAGGTGCATTTGACAATTGTCTTTGTAACAGATGTAAAAGCAAAAGACGTTTTTAGTATAGAAGGTGTTTTATGATTTTAGTCTATCCTCTTTACTTATTATTTTTTATAGTGATCTTTAGATTATTAAAAATAAAACCCAAATTTACAGTTTCTATGTTAATTTTAATTTTGCCTTGGAGCGGGTTTTTTGGTTCCAAGATTGCGGCAGGTTATTACTGTGGTAATCTGGATCATTTTATTATTCCCGTGAAAAAAGGAAAAATATTTTATCTAGACGATTCCATTATGTCATACGGCTGGATTAATGAAAATAAATTGTATCCTTATATAAAAAAAAGTTCGTGGCTTGTGGAAGATTATTTTCCTGTTATAGGAGTTAAAAAAGATACCGGGGTAGATATTTTAGATATCGTCGAGTTAGATAGTGATAGTGAATTTTTTAAAGACGGTATAGGCTTAGATAAAAAATATGAATATAGACTAAAAAATCATGAAAATTTAGACTATAAATTTGACTACAATATAACTACGATGGAAATAAAATTTCCAAAAATAGTAACTAATTTTATAAGCGGCTTTTATTTGGCCGTCATCGATAATAAAACGGGTCAAGCTATCGCAAAAAGACCTGTCATAAAAAGTATATATGATTATCCTTTTTTAAATACGGGCACTGGGGAGTTTTGGTTTCAAAGCAGGGAAGCTTGCGGAGTCAATGATTTGTTTTATGAAAAACTGTTTAACACTATTAAGGAGTAAATTATGTCAAATTCAATTGAAAAAGTGACCAAATACGGAGAGCTATCAGAGCTTATATATGAGAATCAGAAAAAGGGGTTAACGGATGACAAGAATTATGAAGTATTAAGTATATCTGAAAATAAAGGGACAGGATTTTACGCAACTCTTTATAAAGATTTGAAAACAAAAGAATATGTTTTGGCTTTTAGAGGAACAAATGAAATAAAAGACGCTAAAAGTTGGTATGGCGAAAAAACTCCTCAATATTATGATGCGGTTAAGTTTTTGAATGAATCTATATCTAACTTTAACATCGACAAGTCTAAATTAACTCTAACGGGACATAGTTTAGGTGGTATATTAACTGCTCAGCTGGGATTGGAATTTGGTATTAGAGGGTATACTTACAATCCTTTCGGGGCTAATCTTTTAAACTACCAAGAGTATGAAATATATTCTGAAATTATGAAAGACTTTGCTAAAAGCAACATCTACAACATATCTTACCAAGACGAAGGTGCTTTAAACGGTGATATTCTTTCAAATTTTGCAACAAACATCGTTGGTGATCATCTTGGATATTTTATCCCGATTTTTGGTAAAAATATGGAGTATAATTTTATTGCAGGTCATAGTATAGCCACTCTAAACCAAGCTATAAAAGAACATAATGATATCTTAAAACATTTTAATCCAAATATAACCTATAAAGAATTAACACTTGCATATTTATCTACAGCACTTATTCACAAAGGCAAAGGTTATGAAAAATTAAATGAAGAATTTAAAAAGCTAGGGGTTGATAATGCAGCCGAAAATTCATTAAGCTTGGATATCTTAACTAAAGATTCATCCCTTGCTTCTATATTCTCAAGCTCTTCTATTCCTATTGAAAATTTATACGCCCTAATAAACCTAAACCCTTTTATAGTATCGGGCGTATCCTCTGAAGCTTACACTGAACTTGAAAAACATAAAGACGAATACTCGGATGGATATGTGCAAGATTGCAAGCCGGCTTCTTAAATTTCATATAAATTTGATCAAATAAGTTTATATTAAATTTAAGACCTATCAAAAATATTTTTGTCTGGTTTTTATAAAATAAAAAAAGGATAGATGTGTGGCACACAGCGCTTCTTATAAAGGATTAAAATGAATACGGTAAGGGAAGTTTTTATATTATTGACATTTTATAGCTTTCTTTGGGCTTTTTTATTTTATTATCTTTCAAGTATCAAAGTTCATATTGCCTTTAGGATATTAATTCTTATTCCGATACTTCTGCTTATATGGTGGATGCAACCTGTTATAGTTTTTATAATGCTTCCGGCAATTTTTCTTTTCTATAAAATAAAGCCAAAAATTCATATCGCATTTGTATTAATAAATTTAGCATTAATTGGATATTTGTACTGCCATAATGCGATAAATCTATACAAATTTCAAAAGATGTGTAAAAATAAGGAGTATTATATAGAGATAGTGGATAATAACTACTCTATTGAGGATATAAGAAACCAAAAATATAAATTTAAAATAACAAAAAATGTGGAGGAATGTAAGAAGGATAGAGATAAATGCCCTAACACAACTATGCTTGTGCATGATAGAGATGTTTATTCTTACGATGAAACAAAACTTATTGCAAGAACATACAATGTTTTTATGCCTTATGATAATTTAAACATAAAAGTGTCAACTCTTTCACATACATTCCATGGCAAGTATTGTGAGGCTAAAGATACGAATAAATTATTATTAGAAAAATTTTTAATCAAGGAGTAAAAAATGAGTAGCAAGTTTTCAATATATAAAGATATGGCGATGCTAGCGGATATAGCTTATGAAACAATAGAAGTTAATGATCCTACTAAAAACGGCTATACTGTAAGACAAAACAGTCCTGCAAATTCCAGTGGTTTTTCTGCTACCTTATATCAAAAAGAGGATGAGATTATTTTAGCCTTAAGAGGAACGGAAACTAATTCTTTAGAGCAGTTTTATTATGACGTCTTAGTCGCCGATGTTGCAGAATTAGGCACAAAATCTGTTCCTGCAAGCCAAGTTACTGATATGATTAGATTTATTGATGGACTTAAGAATAGTAGCGATCTAATCTCTGGAAATACTAAGGTTACAATAGTTGGACACTCTCTTGGTGGAACACTAGCTCAAATAGCATCTAAGATGTATCCTTCTTTGTTTGATAATTGCTATACTTTTAACTCTCCTAGCAGAATGAGCTTAAATTACCGTAAAATTTATAAGGATAGCGATGGTAAGTATTATTGGTTAGGAAACGAGCAGGTAAATTTTAAACATTATGTTGAATATAAGATAGGCGAAGCCTTCCATAACTATCAAAACACTTCAATGACTACTTCAGTAACAGATGTAAGAGCTAAAGATGCATTCAGCCATATAGCAAATTTATGGTGGAAAGAAAGATTCGGAGAGAGAATAGAGGTCTCAGGAACGAATTCAAACGAAAGTATATGGAGAGTTGCATAAAATGCTAGCGTTTATTTTAATACTTATAATTTCTTTTACTTGGGCAATAGTGATAAATCAAATTTATTTGTCAAATTTAAATAAAATACTAAAATTAGCGTTAATGCTAACATGCTTAATCATATCAGGCGTTTCTACTTTATTTTCCATATTTTTAACACCATTGTTTCTAAGCATTTTTCAAAAAAGACAAATAAAATTCGACAAAAGAGTTGCTTTTGTACTGGCGGTATTACTTTCTGCCGTCAGCTTTATCGACGTTAAAAACCGCATCGTTTATGAATACAAATGCAATATAGAAAAAGATTATGAAATTAGGATTGTAAAGCAAGACTATAAAAAAGAAGATATAGATGAATTTTACATTGATTGGATTTCATATTCACGCCCAAAATCCGTACAAAAAATCCATACAATAAACGTATATAATAAATTTCAAGGAAGTGTCGTGGCTGAAGTTTATACAATTTATCTGCCAAATGGATTTATTGCGAACGAACTCCATAAAATGACAGTAGGCGGGAATGAAAGTGGAATAAATTGCGGTTATATAGATTGGAATAGTGGATTTATATTACGTGATCAAATAAAACAAATTTTAAAGGATAAAAGATGAACAATAGTTTTTCAACATACAAAATTTATGCACAGTTGGCAAGTGCTTTATACGACGATGGTATGAGAATCCCTGATGGCTATAAAATAGTGACAACCGAATTCTCTAGTTTAGTTACCGGCTTTCAAGCAAGTCTTTATATAAACACAAATAATGAAAAAATATTGGCAATACGAGGTACAGATGTAGCACTTAATAGACCTGTTAATACTATTGAAGACTTATACAACGACTTCCAATTAGCCCTTGCGGGCGTAAATTTACAAGAAATAAGCTTGGAGAGTTACTACAATAAATTGGTATCTCAGGGTATTATATCCACTAATGAAAAGATAACCGTAGTCGGACACTCTCTTGGAGGATATTTGGCTCAAATTTTAACTATTAAACATCCGGAAGTGGTTGATCACACTTATACATTCAATGCGCCTGGGATCGGTGGGCTACCGGGTACATTATTAAATGCTTTGAGTATAGAAAATATTCATAATCCCAAGATAACAGACATTGTAGCCAAAGACGGTCTTAGTTTAATAGCAGGAACCGGTCTTAATGCCGGACAAGAAATAGAAGTATCAGGTGAAAGCCATTCAAGTGTTGACTTAACTAAAATTTTCTACTTTTACGATAACATGATAAAAAACGGAACTAGTGAAGAAGTAACAAGTTATTTGAGCGGACTACATAAATCATCAAAGGCTATATTCAAAGGAGGGGTTGATGATATAGCCGAACAAACAATGCAAAAGATAGATAAGATAATAAATAAAGCAATTAATAAAACAGACATAATAGATATTTGTCAAGCATATGAAAACAGTACTAATAATATCAACTTTAATATCCAACTAATTAATCCTGATTCAACTATACCAAATTCTAATAGTTCTATTGAAAATTTATACGCTCTAATAAACTTAAACCCTTTCATAGGATCGGGCATATCTTCTAAAGCTTACACTGAACTTGAAAAACATAAAGATGAATACTCGGATGAATATGTGCAAGACTGCAAGCTGGCTTCTTAAATTTCATATAAATTTGATCAAATAAGTTTATATTAAATTTAAGGCCTATCAAAAATATTTTTTGTCTGGTTTTTATAAAATTTAAAAAAAGGATAAATATGCAAGAAAATGTTAAAAAGACTATTACGTCCATTTTATACTTTAAAGAAGTGTAAAATGGGCATATTTATACTGTTGTTTTTTATATAACTATAGGCTGGGTTATATATAAGTGTTTTAAAATGAGTAAAAAAGGATATATTATTTTAGGTGTCATCTCCTTACTTATTGCCCATAATCTTATCATAACAAACATACTAGGCTTTTACTATTGTAACACTACTCCAAAGCCTTTCATTAAAGAAAAAATAGAGTATCCTGAGAGTATATACTTTGAGGACAATGTATTTGGTGGATTTGCGGATAAATATATAAAAGATATGTTCAATAACTATCTAGATGGCATTCATTTAAAAACTATGGCTTTAAATTTACCTGATGGTAATGTAATGATACTCTCGTTTGATAAACAATCGCAAGAGTATAAAGATTTTATAAATGCTATAAATGAATATAGAGAAGCCGGCGCTACATACTGGCATTCCAGAGAAGAACTTCACAGAAAACTAGAGAGTTCAGAGATTAAGCGAAATTCAAAAGAGCACAAAGAGTATGTGGATATTATGAATAAAGAAAGCAAGAGGGAGTATGAAAATATAAATAAAATAAAAATTTAATAGATAGAGTCGTGATTAAAAATGTAGTAGCCAAAGAAAATATGCCAAAAAACAAACTATACGGTATTATATGACAAAGTAAATTTAAATTGGTTCGCTTCTAAATTCTTTCACTCTGATACAATGAGAATTATAGATAATAAAACAAATGAAACTATTGCTTTTCAGCAGAGATATTTTAGCTTTGGAACATTAGTAGAGCATATGCTAGATGTTCCTTTTAAAGGAGATTATGTATGTAAAAACACTATATATCTCGTAGAAGAAACTTTTCCGAAAATGGATCTAAATATAGGATCTGTTTTAGTAAATTTTGACAGAAAACTTGAAAATAATCCTAAGGGAGTTAAGAAATAAGAAATCATTAGCAAATTATTGCAGAAATAGGGCTTTTAGCACAAATGACTTATCAAGAGATTGGAGAAGGGAAATTTAAGGTATGAGTTGTGAAGGAATAAATTTGAGAGATTATGATAAAGCTCCACTAATGATTAAAAATAACTTTATAATGATAATGTATGGTTTTGTTTTTTTGTGCTTTATAGATGCTTTTGTTATTTGGGCTACATTTTTCTCAGGTATAATTGACTGGAGTTTAGGTAAATTTAGTGAAGTGTTCTTTCATGCCCTAAAAACTCAGGGCTTTAGGTTCTCAGGTATGGTGATTGGCTTTGTTGTTGCAAATATTTGGGCTTTTTTTGACTTAATCAGAAAACTTAGAAAACCTGAAAAAGTATATTTGTGTAATGATAAAGTTTATTGGGATAAACGAGATATAACAGTAGAAAAACAAAATATTGTTTGGGTTAAAAAAAGTATTTATCCTATGCTCGGTAAGATACCAGACGGTTCTTTACAACGATTTTGGATTTTTACATTGGGAATAATAATCGTGCCTTTATTTTTAATTTTGTCAAATTTACTTGCTTGTTTAGCAAAATTAGTTGCTTTATTAATTAACAAAGATTATAAATTTATACTATTTTGCACCATAGTTTTTTATGACAATCAAAAAAATGCCGTAAATGTCTATTTAATGACAAAGCAAGATTATAAACAAGTAAATGAATATTTATTGCAAAATTTTAATTTACAAATTGAAAATTTAGATAAAAACTACAAATTCTGTAAATAGGAGAAAATTATGCCAAAAGATAACAGTACTTCTAATAAGTATCCCTCAAAATTATATAATATAGAAAAACATAAAAAAGGGAGGATTTTAGATACACAGAAATTGAAACATGTTTTATAAGGATTTAAAATTAAAAAAATACTTATTCTTCACTTATTAACATCAAATAATAGCTATGCTTAATTTCTTGCCAAGTACGTTAGCGGCCGATACAAGAGTATTTAACGTAAGAGAGCTATTTGTAGGGCTTAGCATCCTATCTACCACACTACGACTTGTTTTCATAAGTTGAGCCATCTTTGTTTTAGTAATTTTTTGAGTTTTCATCTCTTCTTGAATTTGATAAGCTATAACTCTTTTAATGGCAGTATCTAATACCTCTTCATATATAC includes these proteins:
- a CDS encoding XRE family transcriptional regulator translates to MKNKHIGSSFEEFLKEDGIYEEVLDTAIKRVIAYQIQEEMKTQKITKTKMAQLMKTSRSVVDRMLSPTNSSLTLNTLVSAANVLGKKLSIAII
- a CDS encoding alpha/beta fold hydrolase produces the protein MSSKFSIYKDMAMLADIAYETIEVNDPTKNGYTVRQNSPANSSGFSATLYQKEDEIILALRGTETNSLEQFYYDVLVADVAELGTKSVPASQVTDMIRFIDGLKNSSDLISGNTKVTIVGHSLGGTLAQIASKMYPSLFDNCYTFNSPSRMSLNYRKIYKDSDGKYYWLGNEQVNFKHYVEYKIGEAFHNYQNTSMTTSVTDVRAKDAFSHIANLWWKERFGERIEVSGTNSNESIWRVA